A DNA window from Prevotella intermedia ATCC 25611 = DSM 20706 contains the following coding sequences:
- a CDS encoding DUF4134 domain-containing protein, protein MNNKKKITMLLLMATTAVGAYAQGNGMAGINEATKMVTSYFDPGTKLIYAIGAVVGLIGGIKVYNKFSSGDPDTSKTAASWFGACIFLIVAATILRSFFL, encoded by the coding sequence ATGAACAACAAAAAGAAAATCACAATGCTACTCCTGATGGCTACCACTGCCGTAGGAGCATACGCACAAGGCAACGGCATGGCGGGTATCAATGAAGCCACAAAGATGGTAACAAGCTATTTTGATCCCGGCACAAAGCTTATCTATGCTATCGGAGCCGTAGTAGGTCTGATAGGAGGAATAAAAGTCTATAACAAGTTCTCAAGTGGCGACCCCGATACGAGCAAGACCGCAGCCTCTTGGTTCGGTGCGTGTATCTTCTTGATTGTGG